From Dasypus novemcinctus isolate mDasNov1 chromosome 8, mDasNov1.1.hap2, whole genome shotgun sequence, the proteins below share one genomic window:
- the RNF224 gene encoding RING finger protein 224 — MLQPEGPVAPEEEPATASRRADCIVCCAAYDLVGHLPRRLHCGHTFCQACVRRLDAPAQGQRWIPCPQCRQSTPTPRGGVAMLDLDLAAFLAVKAEQEPARADARPPAPPKGGAAITQQPAGPRPPLGPQPHFPQPGRCCWDCGRLCWESPGSPEF, encoded by the coding sequence ATGCTGCAGCCCGAGGGCCCTGTGGCCCCCGAAGAGGAGCCGGCCACTGCGAGCCGGCGGGCCGACTGCATCGTGTGCTGCGCGGCATACGACCTGGTCGGGCACCTGCCGCGCCGCCTCCACTGCGGCCACACCTTCTGCCAGGCGTGCGTGCGGCGCCTGGATGCGCCCGCACAGGGGCAGCGCTGGATCCCCTGCCCGCAGTGCCGCCAGAGCACGCCCACGCCCCGGGGCGGGGTGGCCATGCTGGACCTCGACCTGGCCGCCTTCCTGGCTGTCAAGGCCGAACAGGAGCCAGCACGGGCAGACGCCCGGCCCCCCGCTCCTCCCAAGGGGGGTGCCGCCATCACCCAGCAGCCGGCTGGGCCTCGCCCCCCCTTGGGCccccagccccacttcccccagcCCGGACGCTGCTGCTGGGACTGCGGCCGCCTCTGCTGGGAGAGCCCGGGCAGCCCCGAGTTCTGA
- the STPG3 gene encoding protein STPG3, whose amino-acid sequence MNFDQKAVKFLASFYINGGQHWARGPLRQKAPAPTQAGAAPPLLTDLESPGPTTYAVPDASAREASPHPRFSIGCKPKAREGGGRRAWQTLWFQSQDPFTQKTDFNRERKWPSPADYQPRSRPAFPAFSFAGCRRASKKPEGRGHPGPPRAGGPWLHARPTLQPPPPPRGEKRPSPTTYDVRPGCRLQGPCSLAFSVSRSPAFTTWISSSCGPGPAAYHVEDCFNSRFPSVPGVVIQGVRRPKRHDTGPFSTL is encoded by the exons ATGAACTTCGACCAGAAGGCCGTCAAGTTTCTGGCCAGCTTTTACATCAATGGAGGCCAACACTGGGCCCGAGGCCCCCTGCGGCAGAAGGCGCCAGCACCCACCCA AGCTGGAGCGGCGCCCCCCCTCCTGACTGACCTGGAGAGCCCAGGCCCCACAACCTACGCGGTGCCCGACGCATCTGCGCGCGAGGCCTCCCCGCACCCCCGGTTCAGCATCGGCTGCAAACCCAAGGCTCGCG AGGGCGGCGGCCGCAGGGCCTGGCAGACCCTGTGGTTCCAGAGCCAAGACCCCTTCACGCAGAAAACCGACTTCAACCGTGAGCGAAAG TGGCCGTCGCCCGCCGACTACCAGCCCCGCAGTCGTCCCGCCTTCCCAGCCTTCAGCTTCGCAGGCTGCCGCCGGGCCTCCAAGAAGCCTGAAGGCCGGGGCCACCCGGGGCCGCCCCGGGCAGGGGGACCATGGCTCCACGCCCGGCCCACCCTgcagccgccgccgccacccCGAGGCGAGAAGCGCCCCAGCCCCACCACCTACGACGTCCGGCCCGGGTGCCGCCTGCAGGGCCCGTGCTCGCTGGCCTTCTCCGTGAGCCGCTCGCCGGCCTTCACCACCTGGATCAGCTCCT CCTGCGGGCCGGGCCCAGCCGCCTACCATGTGGAAGACTGCTTCAACTCCCGCTTCCCCTCGGTCCCGGGTGTGGTCATCCAGGGCGTCCGCAGGCCCAAGCGCCACGACACAGGTCCCTTCAGCACGCTCTAG
- the TUBB4B gene encoding tubulin beta-4B chain: protein MREIVHLQAGQCGNQIGAKFWEVISDEHGIDPTGTYHGDSDLQLERINVYYNEATGGKYVPRAVLVDLEPGTMDSVRSGPFGQIFRPDNFVFGQSGAGNNWAKGHYTEGAELVDSVLDVVRKEAESCDCLQGFQLTHSLGGGTGSGMGTLLISKIREEYPDRIMNTFSVVPSPKVSDTVVEPYNATLSVHQLVENTDETYCIDNEALYDICFRTLKLTTPTYGDLNHLVSATMSGVTTCLRFPGQLNADLRKLAVNMVPFPRLHFFMPGFAPLTSRGSQQYRALTVPELTQQMFDAKNMMAACDPRHGRYLTVAAVFRGRMSMKEVDEQMLNVQNKNSSYFVEWIPNNVKTAVCDIPPRGLKMSATFIGNSTAIQELFKRISEQFTAMFRRKAFLHWYTGEGMDEMEFTEAESNMNDLVSEYQQYQDATAEEEGEFEEEAEEEVA from the exons atgAGGGAGATCGTGCACCTGCAGGCCGGGCAGTGCGGCAACCAGATCGGCGCCAAG TTCTGGGAGGTGATCAGCGACGAGCACGGCATCGACCCCACGGGCACGTACCACGGGGACAGCGACCTGCAGCTGGAGCGGATCAATGTGTATTACAACGAGGCCACGG GTGGCAAGTACGTGCCCCGCGCCGTGCTGGTGGACCTGGAGCCAGGCACCATGGACTCCGTGCGCTCCGGCCCCTTTGGGCAGATCTTCCGGCCTGACAACTTCGTGTTCG GTCAGAGCGGGGCCGGGAATAACTGGGCCAAGGGGCACTACACAGAAGGCGCAGAGCTGGTGGACTCGGTGTTGGACGTGGTGCGGAAGGAGGCGGAGAGCTGTGACTGCCTGCAGGGCTTCCAGCTGACCCACTCCCTGGGTGGGGGGACGGGGTCTGGGATGGGCACGCTGCTCATCAGCAAGATCCGCGAGGAGTACCCCGACCGTATCATGAACACGTTCAGCGTGGTGCCTTCGCCCAAGGTGTCGGACACGGTGGTGGAGCCCTACAACGCCACGCTGTCCGTGCACCAGCTGGTGGAGAACACGGACGAGACCTACTGCATCGACAACGAGGCCCTCTACGACATCTGCTTCCGCACCCTCAAGCTGACCACGCCCACCTATGGGGACCTCAACCACCTTGTGTCGGCCACCATGAGTGGTGTCACCACCTGCCTGCGCTTCCCCGGCCAGCTCAACGCCGACCTGCGCAAGCTGGCCGTGAACATGGTGCCCTTCCCCCGCCTGCACTTCTTCATGCCCGGCTTTGCCCCCCTGACCAGCCGGGGCAGCCAGCAGTACCGGGCGCTGACCGTGCCCGAGCTCACCCAGCAGATGTTTGATGCCAAGAACATGATGGCAGCCTGTGACCCCCGCCACGGCCGCTACCTGACGGTGGCTGCCGTCTTCCGCGGCCGTATGTCCATGAAGGAGGTGGATGAGCAGATGCTGAACGTGCAGAACAAGAACAGCAGCTACTTCGTGGAGTGGATCCCCAACAACGTCAAGACGGCTGTTTGTGACATCCCGCCGCGCGGCCTCAAGATGTCCGCCACCTTCATCGGCAATAGCACGGCCATCCAGGAGCTGTTCAAGCGCATCTCGGAGCAGTTCACGGCCATGTTCCGGCGCAAGGCCTTCCTGCACTGGTACACAGGCGAGGGCATGGACGAGATGGAGTTCACCGAGGCGGAGAGCAACATGAACGACCTGGTGTCCGAGTACCAGCAGTACCAGGACGCCACGGCTGAGGAGGAGGGCGAGTTCGAGGAGGAGGCGGAGGAGGAGGTGGCCTAG
- the SLC34A3 gene encoding LOW QUALITY PROTEIN: sodium-dependent phosphate transport protein 2C (The sequence of the model RefSeq protein was modified relative to this genomic sequence to represent the inferred CDS: deleted 1 base in 1 codon), with protein sequence MAEAGRGPGGLGPRSWININAAEYAVRHVGTSRSLTCSCSHLLLLPPQVHTVTSATARPAASQDQRGAGSQGPLRLCPRNGLGSPGRHLRLDMGLPCPKSMPRSSAGGQVPLPALDALSPPDGRPGTAGTSGSTTAPEEGGTDRWALPQLKDPGQPWTGLGTSGRARRVALGFLKACGLLGSLYLFICSLDVLGSAFQLLGSRLAGDVLKDHVVLSSPVAGLVIGVLVTVLVQSSSTSSSIVVSMVASKLLTVQAAVPVIMGVNVGTSITSTLVSMAQSGGRDEFRRAFGGSAMHGFFNWLTVLILLPLESAAGLLERLSTLALGAAHLQPGGRAPDILKVLTQPLTHLIVQLDARVLTGGATGNATAGSLIKRWCGARRNTTQADSSACRGAPSPCPERNGTAPEDPQPCRHVLAGTELSDLAAGLILLAAALLVLCACLVLVVKLLASVLRGRMARAIRSVVHADLPFPFGWLSGYLAIAVGLGLTFMVQSSSVFTAAVVPLMGVGVISMERAYPLFLGSNIGTTTTALLAALASPSDMLLSAVQVALIHFFFNLAGILLWYVVPALRLPIPLAKRFGDLTARFRWVAVAYLLLSFLLLPLAAFGLSLAGGAALAAVGGPLAGLALLVALVNVLQRCRPAWLPRGLRSWTWLPRWLRSLEPWDRLVSRCCPGGACSPAPPATKETHCYENPEVLASQPL encoded by the exons ATGGCTGAAGCTGGACGGGGGCCAGGGGGCCTCGGGCCGCGCTCCTGGATAAACATTAATGCGGCCGAGTACGCGGTGCGTCATGTGGGCACCAGCAGATCTTTGACCTGCAGCTGCTCCCACCTGTTGCTGCTTCCTCCGCAG GTCCACACCGTGACCTCAGCCACTGCCAGGCCCGCGGCCAGCCAGGACCAGCGAGGAGCCGGGAGCCAGGGCCCCCTCCGACTCTGTCCCCGGAATGGACTGGGCTCGCCTGGCCGCCACCTGAG ACTGGACATGGGTCTGCCCTGCCCCAAATCCATGCCACGTTCCAGCGCGGGGGGCCAGGTCCCCCTGCCGGCCCTGGACGCGCTCAGCCCTCCGGATGGGAGACCGGGGACCGCAG GAACCTCTGGTTCCACAACAGCCCCGGAGGAGGGGGGCACAGACCGCTGGGCCCTCCCACAGCTCAAGGACCCTGGCCAGCCCTGGACAG GTCTCGGCACATCCGGCAGGGCGCGCCGCGTGGCACTGGGCTTCCTCAAGGCCTGCGGCCTCCTGGGCAGCCTCTACCTCTTCATCTGCTCCCTGGACGTCCTCGGCTCTGCCTTCCAGCTGCTGGGCA GCAGGTTAGCTGGAGACGTCCTCAAGGACCACGTGGTGCTGTCCAGCCCCGTGGCCGGGCTGGTCATAGGCGTGCTGGTCACCGTCCTCGTGCAGAGCTCCAGCACGTCCTCGTCCATCGTGGTCAGCATGGTGGCCTCCAAGC TGCTGACCGTCCAGGCAGCCGTGCCCGTCATCATGGGCGTCAACGTGGGCACGTCCATCACCAGCACCTTGGTCTCAATGGCACAGTCTGGGGGCCGCGATGAGTTTCGGAG GGCGTTCGGCGGCTCTGCCATGCACGGCTTCTTCAACTGGCTCACGGTGCTGATCCTGCTGCCGCTGGAGAGTGCGGCGGGCCTGCTGGAGAGGCTCAGCACACTGGCCCTGGGCGCCGCCCACCTGCAGCCTGGGGGGCGGGCGCCTGACATCCTCAAGGTGCTGACACAGCCACTGACGCACCTCATCGTGCAG CTGGACGCTCGTGTGCTCACGGGAGGTGCCACGGGCAACGCCACCGCCGGCAGCCTCATCAAGCGATGGTGCGGCGCCCGCAGGAACACG ACCCAGGCAGACAGCAGCGCGTGCCGAGGCGCACCTAGCCCCTGCCCGGAGAGGAACGGCACGGCCCCCGAGGACCCGCAGCCCT GCCGCCATGTGCTCGCGGGCACGGAGCTCAGCGACCTGGCCGCTGGCCTCATCCTGCTGGCCGCCGCCCTGCTCGTGCTCTGCGCCTGCCTGGTGCTCGTCGTCAAGCTGCTGGCCTCGGTGCTGCGCGGGCGCATGGCGCGCGCCATCAGGAGCGTGGTCCACGCCG ACCTCCCCTTCCCGTTCGGCTGGCTCAGCGGCTACCTGGCCATCGCAGTGGGCCTTGGCCTCACCTTCATGGTCCAGAGCAGCAGCGTCTTCACGGCCGCCGTCGTGCCGCTGATGG GGGTTGGCGTGATCAGCATGGAGCGGGCGTACCCCCTCTTCCTGGGATCTAATATTGGCACCACCACGACGGCCCTGCTGGCCGCCCTGGCCAGCCCCTCGGACATGCTGCTCAGCGCCGTCCAG GTGGCCCTCATCCACTTCTTCTTCAACCTGGCCGGCATCCTGCTGTGGTACGTGGTGCCCGCCCTGCGGCTGCCCATCCCGCTGGCCAAGCGCTTCGGGGACCTGACCGCCCGCTTCCGCTGGGTGGCCGTCGCCTACCTTCTGCTCAGCTTCCTGCTGCTGCCCCTGGCAGCCTTCGGGCTCTCCCTGGCGGGCGGCGCGGCGCTGGCCGCGGTCGGGGGCCCCCTGGCGGGGCTGGCGCTGCTGGTGGCCCTGGTCAACGTGCTGCAGCGGTGCCGGCCGGCCTGGCTGCCCCGCGGCCTGCGCTCCTGGACGTGGCTCCCGCGCTGGCTGCGCTCGCTGGAGCCCTGGGACCGCCTGGTGAGCCGCTGCTGCCCCGGTGGAGCCTGCAGCCCCGCT CCCCCCGCCACCAAGGAGACCCACTGCTACGAGAACCCCGAGGTCCTGGCCTCCCAGCCCTTGTGA
- the CIMIP2A gene encoding ciliary microtubule inner protein 2A isoform X1 — translation MTATQKHNLFTPEPHYIPGYAGFYPQLRYQVGNTYGRTTAQLLTDPSVRKSPCSVLSPMTRPKFSEDFSRPQLPPAPCRDLTQPYIPHYTGFRPHKNFEILGRFPPQEADAQGLPGAECTARRVLAPTGFMPYAPYAPCPPGRKGGFGHPGLRLACGEECWKGPSPGPEDPGQYQLYHCRRDEAPPLPQGRETLDVGRLQRLPQLDHPDLIQRKAISGYAGFVPRLAWVMGMNYRDGVTQAMDEFDKRQFLFRNPVCALGERLPQTHWPSSTIYRSQGLVPFYMGFIPSMQDSYALTFGNGTRKAYQDEAARRSHTL, via the exons ATGACAGCTACCCAGAAACACAACCTCTTCACGCCAGAGCCTCACTACATCCCTGG CTATGCTGGCTTCTACCCGCAGCTGCGCTACCAGGTGGGCAACACATACGGGCGCACCACGGCGCAGCTGCTCACGGACCCCAGCGTGCGCAAGAGCCCCTGCTCCGTGCTCTCCCCCATGACCCGGCCCAAGTTCTCAGAGGACTTCAGCCGGCCCCAGCTGCCCCCGGCTCCCTGCCGCGACCTGACCCAGCCCTACATCCCACACTACACGG GTTTCAGGCCGCACAAGAACTTCGAGATCCTGGGCCGGTTCCCACCCCAGGAGGCAGATGCCCAGGGGCTGCCGGGGGCAGAGTGCACGGCCAGGCGGGTCCTGGCGCCCACAGGCTTCATGCCCTACGCTCCCTACGCACCGTGCCCGCCAGGCAGGAAAGGGGGCTTCGGACACCCGGGCCTGCGGCTGGCGTGCGGGGAGGAGTGCTGGAAAGGCCCCAGCCCGGGCCCCGAGGACCCGGGGCAGTACCAG CTGTACCACTGCAGGAGGGACGAGGCCCCACCCCTGCCGCAAGGCCGGGAAACGCTGGATGTGGGCAGGCTCCAGAGGCTGCCCCAGCTGGACCACCCTGACCTGATCCAACGCAAGGCCATCTCAG GCTACGCTGGCTTTGTCCCCCGCTTGGCCTGGGTCATGGGGATGAATTACCGCGACGGGGTCACACAGGCCATGGACGAGTTTGATAAACGCCAG TTCCTGTTCAGAAACCCCGTCTGCGCCCTGGGCGAGAGGCTGCCGCAGACACACTGGCCCAGCAGCACCATCTACCGCAGCCAGGGCCTCGTCCCCTTCTACATGGGCTTCATCCCGT CCATGCAAGACAGCTACGCGCTAACATTTGGCAACGGCACGCGGAAAGCCTATCAGGACGAAGCGGCGAGGCGAAGCCACACActatga
- the CIMIP2A gene encoding ciliary microtubule inner protein 2A isoform X2: MTRPKFSEDFSRPQLPPAPCRDLTQPYIPHYTGFRPHKNFEILGRFPPQEADAQGLPGAECTARRVLAPTGFMPYAPYAPCPPGRKGGFGHPGLRLACGEECWKGPSPGPEDPGQYQLYHCRRDEAPPLPQGRETLDVGRLQRLPQLDHPDLIQRKAISGYAGFVPRLAWVMGMNYRDGVTQAMDEFDKRQFLFRNPVCALGERLPQTHWPSSTIYRSQGLVPFYMGFIPSMQDSYALTFGNGTRKAYQDEAARRSHTL, translated from the exons ATGACCCGGCCCAAGTTCTCAGAGGACTTCAGCCGGCCCCAGCTGCCCCCGGCTCCCTGCCGCGACCTGACCCAGCCCTACATCCCACACTACACGG GTTTCAGGCCGCACAAGAACTTCGAGATCCTGGGCCGGTTCCCACCCCAGGAGGCAGATGCCCAGGGGCTGCCGGGGGCAGAGTGCACGGCCAGGCGGGTCCTGGCGCCCACAGGCTTCATGCCCTACGCTCCCTACGCACCGTGCCCGCCAGGCAGGAAAGGGGGCTTCGGACACCCGGGCCTGCGGCTGGCGTGCGGGGAGGAGTGCTGGAAAGGCCCCAGCCCGGGCCCCGAGGACCCGGGGCAGTACCAG CTGTACCACTGCAGGAGGGACGAGGCCCCACCCCTGCCGCAAGGCCGGGAAACGCTGGATGTGGGCAGGCTCCAGAGGCTGCCCCAGCTGGACCACCCTGACCTGATCCAACGCAAGGCCATCTCAG GCTACGCTGGCTTTGTCCCCCGCTTGGCCTGGGTCATGGGGATGAATTACCGCGACGGGGTCACACAGGCCATGGACGAGTTTGATAAACGCCAG TTCCTGTTCAGAAACCCCGTCTGCGCCCTGGGCGAGAGGCTGCCGCAGACACACTGGCCCAGCAGCACCATCTACCGCAGCCAGGGCCTCGTCCCCTTCTACATGGGCTTCATCCCGT CCATGCAAGACAGCTACGCGCTAACATTTGGCAACGGCACGCGGAAAGCCTATCAGGACGAAGCGGCGAGGCGAAGCCACACActatga
- the CYSRT1 gene encoding cysteine-rich tail protein 1, whose amino-acid sequence MDPHEVAVKNPYAHISIPRAHLRPDLGQQLEAAPPSSSETQTPPVGPCAPEPTHYLQPTEVPGPTDAKGAKGAGPLPSQPTWQQPGSPCGSARRPVGLTYAGRPPIGRNDDIAHHCCCCPCCSCCHCPRCCRCHSCCCVVS is encoded by the coding sequence ATGGACCCCCACGAAGTGGCTGTCAAGAACCCCTACGCTCACATCAGCATCCCCCGCGCTCACCTGCGGCCTGACCTGGGGCAGCAGCTGGAGGCGGCGCCCCCCTCCTCCTCTGAGACGCAGACTCCGCCCGTGGGACCCTGTGCCCCAGAGCCCACCCACTACCTGCAGCCCACTGAGGTCCCAGGGCCCACGGACGCCAAGGGGGCCAAGGGGGCCGGCCCGCTCCCGAGCCAGCCCACCTGGCAGCAGCCCGGCAGCCCTTGCGGCAGCGCGCGGCGCCCCGTGGGACTCACCTACGCCGGCCGGCCGCCCATCGGGCGCAACGACGACATCGCCCAccactgctgctgctgcccctgctgctcctgctgccacTGCCCGCGCTGCTGCCGTTGCCACAGCTGCTGCTGCGTCGTCTCCTAG